The following are from one region of the Gossypium hirsutum isolate 1008001.06 chromosome D03, Gossypium_hirsutum_v2.1, whole genome shotgun sequence genome:
- the LOC107918720 gene encoding non-specific lipid transfer protein GPI-anchored 7: MAQKMMMMAVLVILGTMMATFTVAQETCAQSLVPCAPYLNNATAQPQDDCCNPIKQAVETQLTCLCNLFNDPTLLSSFNVTVSEALRIARECGVTTDLSACNNATSPTSAPPPPGESGGADRIVLTGITTLFLFLASIALY; the protein is encoded by the exons ATGGctcaaaagatgatgatgatggcgGTCCTTGTGATATTAGGGACGATGATGGCAACGTTCACGGTTGCGCAAGAGACTTGTGCGCAGAGCCTGGTGCCTTGTGCTCCTTACCTTAACAACGCCACTGCACAACCGCAGGATGATTGCTGTAATCCTATCAAACAAGCCGTGGAAACTCAACTTACTTGCCTTTGCAACCTCTTTAACGACCCTACTTTGCTTTCATCTTTTAACGTCACCGTCTCTGAAGCTCTTAGGATCGCTCGTGAGTGTGGTGTCACTACAGATCTCAGCGCCTGCAACAACG CTACTTCTCCCACGTCTGCTCCACCCCCGCCAG GTGAAAGTGGAGGTGCTGATAGGATAGTATTGACCGGAATCACCACTTTGTTCTTATTTTTAGCGTCTATAGCGTTGTACTAA
- the LOC107919155 gene encoding non-specific lipid transfer protein GPI-anchored 9, translating into MAQKMLMMAVLVILGTTMATVTVANPTCLQSLMSCAPYFNNTDVQLPDDCCKPLQQAVATELICLCSLFNLPSLLSSFDIPYVGALRIANQCGVVDIISDCISAAPSP; encoded by the exons ATGGCTCAAAAGATGTTGATGATGGCGGTTCTTGTGATATTGGGGACGACGATGGCGACCGTTACGGTTGCAAATCCGACTTGTTTGCAGAGCTTGATGTCTTGTGCTCCTTACTTCAACAACACTGATGTCCAACTGCCAGACGATTGCTGTAAACCTCTCCAACAAGCCGTCGCTACTGAACTTATTTGCCTTTGCAGCCTCTTCAACCTGCCTTCTTTGCTTAGTTCTTTTGACATCCCCTACGTTGGAGCTCTTAGGATCGCCAATCAGTGCGGTGTCGTTGATATAATCAGCGACTGCATCAGCG CTGCTCCTTCCCCATAA
- the LOC107918594 gene encoding 21 kDa protein, translating into MEASSSHHGLAILFIVLTSQIALTLAYPPFLNDRNVEYIKSSCSTTTYPKLCYRSLSVYATSINTSPKLLVHTALNVTLRASKATSRLMVKISRFHGLEPRVAAAMADCIEVIGDSVDELQQSLGELGHISRSNISLTMSDVQTWVSAALTDEDTCMDGFAGNNMNGYAKTMARKRIIKVAHLTSNALALINNYASTQGYYLP; encoded by the coding sequence ATGGAAGCCTCATCTTCACACCATGGACTAGCAATCCTCTTCATCGTCCTCACTTCACAAATAGCTTTAACCTTAGCTTATCCACCATTTCTCAACGATAGAAACGTTGAATACATCAAATCTTCATGCAGCACCACAACATATCCCAAATTATGTTACCGGTCCCTCTCAGTCTATGCGACCAGCATCAACACCAGCCCCAAATTGTTAGTCCACACTGCACTCAATGTAACTCTTAGAGCCAGCAAAGCGACTTCGAGGTTGATGGTAAAGATCTCGAGATTCCACGGTTTGGAACCAAGGGTAGCAGCCGCCATGGCTGATTGTATCGAGGTGATCGGGGACTCGGTGGATGAGCTGCAACAGTCGTTAGGGGAACTCGGTCACATTAGTCGCTCGAACATTTCACTAACGATGAGCGATGTTCAAACATGGGTTAGTGCGGCACTGACAGATGAGGATACTTGTATGGATGGATTTGCTGGGAACAACATGAATGGATATGCAAAGACAATGGCGAGGAAACGTATCATTAAAGTTGCACATTTGACAAGCAATGCCTTGGCTCTCATTAATAATTATGCCTCAACTCAAGGTTACTATTTACCTTAA